From the genome of Xyrauchen texanus isolate HMW12.3.18 chromosome 7, RBS_HiC_50CHRs, whole genome shotgun sequence:
ccttgaatttaaaaggctggagagcgagataccaacgggtgatccgggcgttagtatccttcatgcggtggagccactggagtggggcatgatccgaacagagggtgaaggcccgccccagcaggtagtaacggagggtgaggaccgcccacttgatggccaaacactccttttccacggtgctgtacttagtctcccttaaggagagcttccggctaatgtacagcaccgggcgctcctccccctccaccagctgcgagagtacggcccccagccctctgtctgaagcgtccgtctgcaaaataaaagggagagaaaaatcaggtgcatgtaaaagcggccccccacaaagtgcagctttaatctgcgtaaacgcctgttgacactgctccgaccattggaccggatctggagccccctttttagtgagatcagtcagcgggctggtgacgtccgaataattaggcacaaatcttctgtaatagccagccagccccaggaactgtctcaccccctttttggtcttaggtctagggcaagtcgcaatcgccgcagtcttttcaatttggggacgcacctggccatgacccaagtggaaccccagataccgtacctccacacgcccaaccgcacacttcttagggtttgccgtgagccccgcccgtcgcagcgatctcaggacggccctcagatgatgcatgtgccgctgccaatcattgctatagatgataatgtcatccaaataggcagcggcgtacgcggtatgcggtctgaggatccgatccatgagtcgctggaacgtggctggggccccgaacaaaccgaaaggaagcgtcacaaattggtgtaatccaaacggcgtggtgaaggctgttttctcgcgggacattggtgtcaaggggatctgccaatagccctttgttaaatccagggtcgagtaaaatcgagcagtacctaaccgatcgagcagttcatcaacacggggcattgggtacgcgtcaaatttagacaccgcgttgactttcctgtaatccacacagaaccgaaccgacccatcactcttgggaacaagaacaaccgggctggaccaatcactgtgggattcctctattacgcccatatcgagcattgcatctaattcttcccgaacgactttctttttatgttcgggtaagcgataggggcggcaacgcaccaccgcgcccggctcggtctcgatgtggtgctgtatgaggttcgtACGGCCCGggagaggggaaaacacgtccgcaaactctttttgtaactcggaaacctctgtgagctgccgcggtgagagctggtccccacaagtgaccggagtgttaagatggtagtttttgtttacctccggtccgagctccgccctctccggaactaccgtggccaacgtcacagaggccgcctcctccctccacaatttcaggaggttgaggtgatatatttgacgcgcgccccctctatcggtacgtttgacttcgtaatcgagatcccctactcgtcgtgtgacctcaaacggtccttgccacttggcgagtaattttgagctcgatgttgggagtaatacaagcactttatctcccggtgcaaattcccgtagctgagcacccctgtcatacagccggcgttggcgttcttgagcttggagcaaattctcctgtgttagtcgccccagtgtgtggagttttgctctaagatcaagaacgaattgaatttcatttttactgttagaaggtccctcctcccatgcttcgcggatgacatcgaggacaccgcgggggcgtcgcccgtacagcagctcaaacggggagaacccggtggaggcttgcgggacctctcgtaccgcaaacaacagggggtctagccacttatcccaatttctagcgtcatcgtgcacgaatttacgaatcatgtttttgagcgttttattaaaccgttccactaggccatctgtctgaggatggtaaacgctagtgcgaatcgatttaatgcccaagagctcgtaaagttcgcgaagtgtccgtgacataaaagttgtgccttgatcggtgaggatttctttcggaatccccacccgggagattatcttgaagagtgcccctgcaacactacgtgcggagatgttgctcagaggcactgcttccggatatcgcgtcgcgtaatccactaggactaacacgaagcgatgtccgcgtgctgaccgttctaatggcccgacgaggtccatcccaattctttcgaaggggacctcgattaatggtagagggcgcaaaggcgcttttggggtggccggtgggtttaccagctgacattcgcggcacgccgcacaccacctgcggacgtcaccgccaatgcccggccaatagaagcgggctattagacggagaagtgtttttcgttcccctaggtgaccggccataggattatagtgagccgcctggaaaaccatttcccgacggctccgtggaatcaataattgtgttacttcctcttttgtttgggcgtcctgcgtcaccctgtataagcgatctttaataagcgaaaaatacggatatgagacggcgacacccggccggagttgttgaccatcgattactctcacttggtcaaaggcgtgcttaagggtatcatcccgcgactgctccaaggggaagtcccctccgggaattcccggagaggaggagcgtccacctcgccccttcccacgtcactcggagcagtcgaggacggccctggctccgcctcccccgccaaagcatcgcacatcacacaccccttcactctcgcgcaggacccatccgcacaaactccctccaataactttctaaaattcggccaatccgtacccaaaattagcggatgggtgaggcggggactaaccgctgcctctacactatgtttttctcccctgaatttgatcgccagagtcaccacgggatatttgtgaatatccccgtgtacacaccttaccctcaccagtttagctgagcccaaagccccgggttgaaccaagcgttggtggatggtggtctggttacagccggtatccaacaaagcttggtatgtacccccctggattcttaccggaatccggtacgctccagcccgatcaggggcagcctgtggaacatcggagacccgtaccaccgcccctatttccatcagcgggcactgatcccggaagtggtccgggtctccgcacctccagcagaccggcccagacgctgcggccgcacccgtgctggcgggcgcccccacctgaggaggagagcggctgaaggatggagaagggcttggtgggcgttcccaagaccggggagctgggcgcgcgaacgctccacgcctgcggggggcaggaacggaccctggggagagagcagagcgagagggaagaggggagggaaaaaacacaggggaagacacagggaaaggggagacagacagagagggctcatccgccctcggaatcgccgccatgtggtcctccgcgagccggacggcttcctccagcgacgccgggcggtggcactggacccactcggccgtcttccggggcaaacgctggacaaactgctccagtaccacctggtcgacgagctcctcgacgccgcggtcccgcgcaagaagccacctccgacacgcatcacggagccgttgggcgaacgcgaacgggcggtcggatttctccagttttaaggcccggaagagttggcgactttcctctggggaccgaccaacccgttgcaggatggctcttcgCAGATcgttgtaagccaggaggcttgttgccggcagttgttgggccgcgagttgtgcttccccggacaggagagggactaatcgggctgcccactggtcttggggccacccccaaatctccgccgtcctctcgaagaggtcgatgaaggcctctgggtcgtccgccggccccatcttctgtaacgcgggtgggggcaatgtggcgtgggtgtccggggtcgcggctgcggctggagcggcctcctggctgaggaggctccggatggcgagccggtcctctgcttgagcccgcatgatttcaaaaaaacgacgatcctggtcttgccggagctcaagcagggattgttggtggctctggtggagtgtcgcgagggactggaggacttcagccagctgggaggactctatggggcgactctgttccattattatggttttttttttaatgtcccgggtttcggcaccagtgtagaaccctcacgggaaggaggacaggaaacgaaggttccaggaaaacaaggtaaggtttttaatgtctgtctcacaaataattataagcaaatcaacacacaataacacaagcgcagtgggttggcttgttctggtcgactccccctgctctgcggccgctggctttttcaccgctctcctcactctactgcaattagagacaggtgttagtcataatttggcccaggtgtgagcgcccttaccgcttctctctcccggacgggcgcttgaccacgcccccgctgccacagcagcacttttacttgagtaatattttaccttgagtatctttactttaactcaagtacatggtatgtgtacttcgtccaccactgctgGGCGGAAAACACGGCGATGTTGACAACGCTACATCGATACAActtctcgttctctccatcagggaatggaggttgcaACATTAGCCAAGACTGCTATATATATTCTGCTCACAAGACAATGCAACCGTTTCcagaaataaagagaaagaaagagaaagtaaaTTGAGAGACTGATGGAGAATAAAGGTAATGGGTTAATGTTGATTgacctaaaagcaaatgagactGGACAAAATGAAAGAAGATATTGTGGCTTCAGAACTGATGGAATGGGGTGTTTTGTGGGCAGGGCTGGCTGACCTACATTCTGTGCTGGCCTTTCAGTTGATCTGCCTATGTGAATcacactgcattttttttttttttttaacttttagcaACATAAAATGTACATGATTCATAATTGAcattatttatatgaaattaTTCCCATGCGTAGTATACTCATACACCCTCATTGattcaaatgtattataataCTGTTGTACATTGATGCGTGATACACacccacatacagacacacatatgtacacaaaAACTCTCTTTGAAACGTTATAATACTCATCCAAATGGCACAtatatgcacataaacacacagacacttcTTCCCTTGTTTTTTGACCTACATTCCCCTCTAATTTTTTGACCTACATCTTAGGCTGCTCAGTTATGTAACCAGAGTTATGTTGCACTCTGGAATCCCAGAGCTCCTGCTGATGTTTGGAGACAAAACATTGTCTCTTCCCACTCCATTCCTCTCTCTACTCCCTTTTCCGCTTTGTTTTTCCTCTCCTCGTTTTCCTCTTCCTTTTTCTGTTTCTTGCCTCTGTTCTTTCTCCTTTTATATcttatatgtttattttgttttcctcTATCATGTTTATGTAAAGCACTTGGgtataaaatgtgctatataaatttcTCCAAGCCTCCAGTGAGCAAATCAACAGCATTGAAATATTAAAGGTGAAGCTAATTCTTCCATGTTAAATTACTCACTCGTATCTCAGTTTATTGTGCAAAGACAGCAATAAATAAGCTGTTTGGAGGTTGATATCTCTGAAAGTGTTAACACTTTtgaatttttaaaacattgtggCTTCCTTGAGCATCCCAAAACAGCCTGACACGGTAACGTCAGTGCAACCAATAGTACGATTTTGGGGCAAGACGAACTCTTTGTCCAGCCAACTGTAGTAATAACTGTAATAAAGTGTTTTTACATGACGCTGCACAAAACAGATACACAgtgtgtacatgtacatgtagTTAATTAATATTTCTTAGTTCTTACTAATGTAAATACACAGTAAAACAGACACTGCAAAATAAAGTGTGACCATTTGCTTTCTACATTGTTTGCATTATGGCAAATAATATCTGCtaatattgtaataaaatatattaacctaaaaaatgtgcttcatgtggtaacatcaaaattaactagttttattcaactcaaaaacattatttaacattgaaaagtcaacctgaatacattgttacaccaacaaaacctaCAGTGGAAAGAAAAAGGTTAGTGACAGTTAAAGAATCAATGGAAATGGTTATCATCTCTGTTCCTGAGTCTGCTATACAAGAAAACATTATACAGGCATGGTGTCCAAAAACATTACTGTGTGCCTAAACTTTTTTGcggactgatgaaactaatgtTGAGTTGACAACAATGTGAAAGAACGTGCAGCAATAcgtatggaagaaaaaaaagagcaccgcatatcaacatgaaaacatcatcccaacggtgaagtacagtggagggagcatcatgatttgggtctgctttgctgcttcggggcttGGACTGCTTgccgcaaccttaaagcccagggccccccggCAGTCAAGGGgccctgggcactggcccggtcagtaatccaTCCCTCAAGCTGTGTGAATGTACAAATGATTGGAAGAAATATGACATTGCAGAAATGTGTCATGCACTGCAGCACATCGTTAAGGAATGATCTGATGTTTTCTCCAGTTATATCAGATACTCTGTAGcagtttaatttgtgttttgtgttgtatTGACTTGTTCCATGCTCAAGCACTCAGATCTGTGTAGTATTGTTATCAATGAGATCACAATGCAGCTTTCTGCTTACTCTTTCCTTAACCCCCCCACCCCTCTCTCTGAATTCCCCTTTTCTCATCCCTCCCCTCTCCTCCCCTTCACACTGACCTACTTTTCCACTGACCTGCTTTCATAAGGTTTCGCATACTCTGAgcaaaaaaagttaaatacaaaAACAGGAAAAAATGGGAAAACGGGGGGAAACAAAGTGAAAACGACCACTGAAGAGAACAAAGCACTGTAGCTCTGGCTAAAAGTCACTTtgcttttgttctttcttttcgTTCTTGCTACCGTAGCAACCAGTTGAGCAGCATCGTTCAGCACTTGTTTATTCATGTGATGTCATCAACAAcagggtcatttaaaaaaaaggagaaaattaaattcatgtcatttttattataatgttcACTTGAGATGATTCCTATTTTGAAATATGGATCTTCTACTGGGTGTTGTATTGTAAATTAGTGAATTAAGGTATGCTAGAATTGGAAACATGCTTTTAGATGAAGGTTGTATGGCAGGTTGTGTAAGTACATGCCACTGAGAGGGTAGGTTATATAGCAAACTGGTGCTGTACCCAGAGTAatagatgaataaataaatggtagCTAACGATTGGATTATGACCTTAGTTTCaagcacttcttttttttttaatgtaatttgatATCAGAACAGTTACATAACTTGTTTTCTGCACtcgtctatttttatttcttagaATTAGagcatgtactgtattttttCACAAAGAACAGTGTGACCAGTTACAAGAACTACATCGTGCTCCTTTCCAATTATCTCATGTTCTTTCAAATTTTGCATCATTTGCATTTGACTTATTTTTATGATACCTGGTAATTTAATCCTTTAATGCATTTggagaagagagaaaaagagaaagcatCTGAGTGTGTACTTGTGTTCAGTTGCAGCTTCCTAGTGTGTCTTTGGGCTGTGACACAAGTGCTGTGACTTGGCCAGTGTTACATAATACTGAATGACTCTGGTGCCCTGCAGAAGTACAAAGTGTCCCCATGCATTTGCACAGCActcatttgaattattttgtcaTGCCAGGAGGGGAGAGGAAAAATAAGTGGAAGGAGAGATCTGCCTTTCTGTTGGTCAAGTCATGCTAAGAGTGCAGACTAGGATTGTTCATGGTTaaagtttaaagtcaacatgatgtATGTTGGGATTTTATCTATTTGGAATTAATTGGGATTGTTAAAAGTGGGCGTTctataccagaatggagccaggtggttggTTGGTTAATAAAGTAAAAGGGATTCATGACAAATGCTGGAAAGTAAAAGTCATTTCAGAAATGTagtattttgataaaagattgttgttgttgtaaaaacCGATAAATAAccaattaataatttttattttattttcatttttatttcatgttgccTTTAATTTTCCAGTATGTTCAGtggcattaaaggggtcatgaaatgaggaataacattttccttgagcttttgacatataagagtttTTGTACAATACAAACATACTGCACTGAATACatttcagaattcaaaacttcctcctcaatgcaaaaaaaagcttttttgaaaccaagctgcaaaaatgcctcGTTTTCTACTTCCGCGAATTTGTAACGTCACACGGAGACCTTCATTAATGCGTCATCACCTCCACTTCAAGACATCATTGACTATTTTTACTTCATGGCACCTTTGGCCCGCCCAATGACTCTCAATCGGAAAGGTGAAGAGGAGGGAGAAAGACAGATAGGCCTACTATTCCTGCACACCAAAGGGGACAATTAAAATCACtgttggtgcaaaaaaaaactttactaacattataaaatgattaaaaagtcATTAGCAGTCATGAGCCCTTTAATTGTATGTGTGAGCATGGCTTTGTAGGTATAAACAAAAGGGTTACATCAAAATCAAATAATGACATTACATTGCTTAAAATTAACATAcaacttgttttatttttcttgtcgCTCTTTTAGTGTCATTCTGAGGACCTtgacaggtacaccctccttttttaacaaacttttttttctttctgaaaacTTCAGTAAATACCAAACAATACACCAGAATACAGAGTTGAAATAGATGAACAGGACATGAAAATACATACATACGGTATCACATTGAGGTGAATGTACAATGGACACAAGAAAATAGACCCCCTCCAGAAAGTATAGTTGGAttggaatacaaaaaaaaatacaatattaataattattattattatagaatgcCAAAATAAACTTGATACAAACTAAAAAAAGAGAATTTGTCTGTACATTTTTTACATAGTGGCCAGTGCCAGGCACCTGTTTGGGAACAATAAACACAAATTGTATAAAatctgaagaaagaaaaacatcagTGCAGAAGCAGCTTTTAGCTGTGGTAAATTCTACAAAGACAACTAGTGGGACTAAATTTGTGGCCATCTACTGAGTGCAGCATCTTACTCTTTTTACTGTGGCAACTTCTACGCAACTGTTGATGGGTATGACAATGTAATGGGCTACACGCACCAAGTCTCATTCCCCTTTAAGAAGAAGAGATACCCTTCAGTTCTTCGTAACCTCAACTATTTCTTCTTATGAGGTAGCATGTGAGGCATCTCTGAAACCTGACCACATAGGACATGACCATCTCAAGATGGCAATGATATATCTTACACATTGTACAGTCTGCATGTTAGCAGTCTCAGAAGAGGCTGCCTTGACATTTCTGAAAGGGCTTTGACTAAAAAATTTGTAAATGTCAGGTAGATcgcaatataaaaaataaaaataaaaaaaactggtcACAGTGACCTTTGAATAGGGTCAATCCATCAGCCTACTTTACAGTGATACAATACAGTAAGGTGATGGACAAGAGGTGAAAAGTCATTTTCACTAGTTAGCGTTGACCTATGCATGACAAACACTATGAGAAGAACATTCAGGTATTTTTCAATCGATGCGATACAGTGAGCTAAGTATGCTgacttaaaaatataaaagaaaacatcagACATAGTGAACATACAGGACTATACAGGAATCCAAAGTAGACTGTTCATATACTTTCTTCCACTTTTCTACTCTTAAAGATTGACATGTTGCTGTTTTTTCTCATAACATTTTCTGAAATATGATATGTTTAGTCATGTCACAGTATTATGTAATCCAAGTGCTTGAATAATGCTAAAGTCCAAAGGCAGAGGAGAAGAGTGAGACAGGTATAAAACTGAGGTTTTCTTTCTGAAATCAGTAGGGAGAAAAGTACTTGTGTCCTTAAATCCATGAACTTGTGGAGAGAACTACATACTGGGTTCAGAAACTACCTGTTCATTGAGCTAAGCTACCAAACATGGCCGAGATATGTAAAAAGGAGTCAAAGGTTTCTATACAGAGTCACTTTGTAGGCTTGTTTTTGAAAGAGGAAAAAGATCATTAAAAAAGATCTCAATTTCCTCTTTGTAACTATTAAGTGCTTTTGAAAGACTGAAAGAACAGAGCTGCATTAAAAGGTCACACAATTGTTCTTGATTAGAAAACAGACCAAGAACACAAGTTACACTTTCTGGTTGGTGTTAAGTATAAGTAACAGACTTTCATGCAAGTaattgtaactttattttttcCCTCTATAGGATggtaaaaaatgacatttatcaaGTCCTGTCTTACTGTGAACTCTACTTAAAGGATCTTAGTAACAGTATCAGTCACGTTTCTTGTTTCTGCCTCGCCCACCTGAGCCCCTCTTCCCATTTTCTTTCCTTCCCTCCTCTTTCTCTCTGGATGGAGATTGTTGTGTGCAAAGTTCATCTGCTGCTTCACTCTCCCCTTCCCTGCTTCCAGAACCACTGCTTTGCTGCTGGTTAACCTGCGCTAGTGCCAGGTACGGGTGCTGAGGCAGAATGGAATCGGGTGATGTAGCAGCTGTTGAAGCTGAATTGTGGACATCCTGGGAGCCGGCGTTGGATAATGCTCTGTATTTGAGTCTTAGCTTGTGTGGCAGCGCTGTGCCTTTCATTTCGCCTTGGCTGTCTCCAAACTGGCAACCTTCATTGGTGACCATGGTTGGTGAGGGTGCTGACTGATGAATGGCATGATAGCAACCAGTATCAGAGGAAGAGGATGAGGGTGATTCATCGTCAGTGGAGGCTTCCTTATCTGAGCTGCGAGGGTCTCCGTCACTAGAGGAGGTATCCTTGCCTGAAAATGAGTGCTCTTGGTAGAAGCCATCTGTTCTTGGGCAGCCTTCATATGTGAGCACTGGGGGCTCCTCGTTGAGAGTGTCGAGGTAGGCATTTGAGCACTGGTATAGCTGGGCTTTTCCAGATTCATTGAGAAGATCTGGGGCAAAAGAATTTAGGGTGCTCTCCTGCACCTGACCTTGTCCTTGAACATTTAGGTCATGTTTCTGAATGACAAACCGCCGGCTTTCCCTGGCATCTGCTTTGCCATTTGTGTACTCACAATTTCGTGAATTCAAAGACCTCCTGGCCAGCTGCTGTGCCACTTCTGAAAGAGTCTCTAAACCATCATGTCTGATAGATAGACTGCACCCTGTTTGAGTAAAGTTAGCGATTTGTCCATTTTGTTGCAGTTGGGACACCACTTGCTGCTCCATGTCCTCAACATTTTGGCTCTCTACTGGGTAGGAGCTGTTTCCAGAACGGAAAAGGATGACACTTCTCTGGGGAGTGGCAGATGGAGGGGCTGCGGTGTTGATCTCTTCTTGTTGCTCCATTTCTTGCATTTGGTGAGTATCTAATTGTGCAAGACATTGATGGCCATTATACATGCCGTTAAGAACACTTGCCTCAAGCCTGTTGATATCCATTCCAGAGCTCTCATGCTTGATGTCATAGTTTATAGGTTCAGGGCTGTCCCGCGATGATCCATCGGACATGTCGGACAATGATCCACGGGGGGAGTACTTGGGTAATGTTGAGTGCCGTTCACTCCTGGTAGGCTGCTCAGCCTCTGAGGAATCAGAGTTCATCATTACCTGAGAAGCACTGGAATATCCACTGCTTGAGTAGTATGAATTTACAGAGGTTACTCCGGTACCATTAGCACCATTTGCTATCACCTCGGTGTCATTGTTGATCTGCTGGGTT
Proteins encoded in this window:
- the nfil3-5 gene encoding nuclear factor, interleukin 3 regulated, member 5 — translated: MESLNLSTQNNSASLETLETFSNYSESLPSPQIASPPRQGRLIKPKPNSSCRRKREFISDEKKDASYWEKRRKNNEAAKRSREKRRINDMVLENRVLALNEENVRLKTELLQLKLRFGLISSASYMEKTQQINNDTEVIANGANGTGVTSVNSYYSSSGYSSASQVMMNSDSSEAEQPTRSERHSTLPKYSPRGSLSDMSDGSSRDSPEPINYDIKHESSGMDINRLEASVLNGMYNGHQCLAQLDTHQMQEMEQQEEINTAAPPSATPQRSVILFRSGNSSYPVESQNVEDMEQQVVSQLQQNGQIANFTQTGCSLSIRHDGLETLSEVAQQLARRSLNSRNCEYTNGKADARESRRFVIQKHDLNVQGQGQVQESTLNSFAPDLLNESGKAQLYQCSNAYLDTLNEEPPVLTYEGCPRTDGFYQEHSFSGKDTSSSDGDPRSSDKEASTDDESPSSSSSDTGCYHAIHQSAPSPTMVTNEGCQFGDSQGEMKGTALPHKLRLKYRALSNAGSQDVHNSASTAATSPDSILPQHPYLALAQVNQQQSSGSGSREGESEAADELCTQQSPSREKEEGRKENGKRGSGGRGRNKKRD